In a genomic window of Mycolicibacter heraklionensis:
- a CDS encoding ABC transporter substrate-binding protein translates to MTTTDIDRDILAYSNCPVPNALLTALESNLLAGNGISLNVLSGAQAGLHFTYDHPAYTRFGGEIPPLISEGLRAPGRTRLLGITPLAGRQGIYVRADSPVKSPEQLRGRRVGVSGAAIRILTGELGDYRQLDPWRQTLIALGTWEARGLLQTLHIGGIRISDVDLVRIESPGVDVPEERLEAAASVRGADLFPDVAAHQSGILSSGNVDALFTWLPWAAELEDLSGARVLADLGDDKRNRYASVWTVSAQLVDERPDLVQRLVDAAVQAGRWAQAHAEDTVGIHAANLGVTPSAIGRGFGADFAQHLIPMLDDSALAVVDQTQQFLLDHNLLDRPVDLTQWAAPQFLTQSTTGDQQ, encoded by the coding sequence ATGACCACCACAGACATCGATCGAGATATTCTTGCCTACAGCAATTGCCCGGTTCCCAACGCGCTGCTGACAGCGCTGGAGTCAAACCTGTTGGCTGGCAACGGTATTTCGCTGAATGTGCTGAGCGGCGCGCAAGCTGGGTTGCATTTCACCTACGATCATCCCGCCTACACCCGTTTTGGTGGCGAAATTCCACCTCTTATCAGTGAGGGCCTGCGAGCACCAGGACGCACCCGCTTGTTGGGCATCACCCCTCTGGCCGGTCGGCAAGGGATCTATGTCCGTGCTGACAGCCCGGTGAAATCACCCGAGCAGCTGCGGGGTCGGCGGGTGGGTGTGTCCGGCGCAGCGATCCGCATTCTCACCGGCGAGTTGGGTGACTACCGGCAATTGGATCCGTGGCGGCAAACACTGATCGCGCTGGGCACCTGGGAGGCGCGGGGACTTTTGCAGACCCTGCATATCGGAGGCATCAGGATCAGTGACGTCGACTTGGTGCGTATCGAAAGCCCTGGCGTCGACGTGCCCGAAGAGCGGCTGGAAGCAGCGGCCAGTGTCAGAGGCGCTGACCTGTTTCCCGACGTGGCCGCCCACCAGAGCGGCATCCTGAGTAGTGGCAACGTTGATGCGCTGTTCACGTGGTTGCCCTGGGCGGCGGAGCTAGAAGACCTCAGCGGCGCGCGGGTGCTCGCCGATCTCGGCGACGACAAAAGAAACCGGTATGCCAGTGTTTGGACGGTCAGCGCCCAGTTGGTTGACGAGCGACCCGACCTGGTGCAACGACTCGTCGATGCGGCTGTCCAAGCCGGCCGTTGGGCACAGGCCCACGCCGAGGACACCGTTGGCATCCATGCCGCCAACCTCGGGGTCACGCCCTCGGCGATCGGACGCGGTTTCGGCGCTGATTTCGCCCAACATCTGATCCCAATGCTTGACGACTCGGCGCTGGCCGTTGTCGACCAAACTCAACAGTTCCTCCTCGACCACAATCTGCTCGACCGTCCGGTGGACCTCACACAGTGGGCAGCACCGCAATTCCTCACCCAATCCACGACTGGAGACCAGCAATGA